In the Planctomycetia bacterium genome, ATGGGCGGGTGATCGTGCTGTCCGTGAAACCTGCCACCCTCAGTGTGCCCGATGAGGCTTTGCGAACTTGCAATAGCTAGAAAAAGCCGGCTCGTCCCGCCCGAAGACCGGACGGGACGAGCCGTGTGGTTGTTATTCTCAGCTAATGCGGTTTCGGATCGGACCTCTTTCGTGATCGCCGCAGCACGGGCGGAACGTCGAGGGGTTTTTGCACCAGCCAAAGTCGGCCCAAGAGCCAAAGCGATAAGAATACGGTGAGCAGGCCACCCCGGCCGAGCACCGATGAAGCCACCCAAGCGGCGGTTAGTAAGAGCACGCTCATCCGAAGATAGTCGTTCCAGATCATGGCGTGCTTTCTTGGTTGGAAGGGAAAACGCCGGTCCAGTCTCGACAGGGCGTTCGGTAAGCGCAGGTCGAACATTGCATTGCTGACGGTGCCGGATAGAAAACCTCGGCTTGAATCGCGCGCCACACGCGCTCGACGACGCGCTTCGTGCGGTCGATTCGCTGTTGAATCACCGGCACATCGATCAGATCCAGGCCCGGCTTGTTCGCTATCGTCAGGACGGCGAATTGCAACCGGACGCGCTTCTTCGGTACGAACGTCTTCACCAGCTCGTGATAGAGCAACAACTGCTCGGACGACTCTTCGACTTGGGCGGATGACCAGCGCGACCGAGCCGTCTTTAGGTCCGAAACGACGACCGCCTCGTTCGTCTCGGCGATCAAGTCGAGACGCCCCAGGAGTTCGGGACATCCTGGAACGATCGACGCTCTCAGCTCTTCTTCGACGCCGAGGATTCGTCCCGCGGGCCGTGCGAAGTCGCTGGCTTGAAAGGCGGCGAACTGGTTGCCGCCTTGGTCGGTGCGGGCACGCCGATCATCGGCGGCCTCCGTTGC is a window encoding:
- a CDS encoding PD-(D/E)XK nuclease family protein gives rise to the protein MLGVEEELRASIVPGCPELLGRLDLIAETNEAVVVSDLKTARSRWSSAQVEESSEQLLLYHELVKTFVPKKRVRLQFAVLTIANKPGLDLIDVPVIQQRIDRTKRVVERVWRAIQAEVFYPAPSAMQCSTCAYRTPCRDWTGVFPSNQESTP